The following proteins are co-located in the Hemiscyllium ocellatum isolate sHemOce1 chromosome 47, sHemOce1.pat.X.cur, whole genome shotgun sequence genome:
- the LOC132836692 gene encoding SERTA domain-containing protein 1-like yields the protein MAASSFPLGKGVKRKRHEDDGGQAAAEYTPQTFHCGTLLDISLLKLHQNCVLAERNLHRSVLIANTLRRLQAEIRWENGCTTMPSEMPLQPPEQLTSGANQLEPLSKMGEEITDLNNNIAKATSPSLTEAPFCLLSGNDSSLSSAISTILQDLDYVEDLSTPPGQAPPEDDHLLPLKPVSPDPRPEPRSLDSIFTAFEIADSDDFLIDGSLDAIFEDIDTSMYDVPQGFPAGVCPTIQPNKASRGIPSAKPHNSRTDFELENLMDLLVG from the exons ATGGCTGCAAGCAg TTTTCCGTTGGGTAAAGGAGTGAAGCGGAAACGCCACGAGGATGATGGTGGTCAGGCTGCAGCAGAATACACTCCACAAACCTTCCATTGCGGCACATTGCTAGACATCTCTCTGCTCAAACTGCACCAGAACTGTGTTCTGGCAGAGCGCAACTTACACCGCTCCGTGCTGATTGCCAATACCTTGCGCAGGCTGCAAGCGGAGATCCGCTGGGAGAATGGCTGCACCACGATGCCCAGTGAGATGCCACTGCAGCCACCTGAGCAACTTACCAGTGGTGCCAACCAACTAGAGCCCCTCTCCAAAATGGGAGAGGAAATCACTGATCTAAACAACAACATTGCCAAGGCAACCTCGCCAAGCCTCACCGAAGCGCCCTTCTGTCTCCTCTCTGGCAATGACAGCTCATTGTCCTCTGCCATCTCCACCATCCTTCAGGACCTAGACTATGTGGAGGACCTGAGCACCCCTCCAGGCCAAGCACCTCCCGAAGATGACCATCTCTTGCCGCTGAAGCCGGTGAGCCCAGATCCCCGGCCGGAGCCCAGGTCCCTTGATTCCATCTTCACAGCCTTTGAAATTGCAGACTCTGATGACTTCCTTATTGACGGTTCCCTTGATGCAATCTTTGAAGACATTGACACCTCTATGTATGATGTCCCGCAGGGCTTCCCTGCCGGGGTCTGTCCCACCATCCAGCCAAACAAAGCTTCACGAGGCATCCCTTCAGCAAAGCCCCACAACAGCCGGACAGACTTTGAGTTGGAGAATCTGATGGACCTTCTTGTCGGTTGA